TGATAGACGTAAATCATCTGGTTGAAACTCATAAGCTCTTCTGCTTGTGATAATTTTTACCTGCTCAAGCATATTATGCAGCTACCTTTTCCTGTAATTGGTGTGGTTGCAACTGCGTTGCAACTATATTGGATTTTGGACTCGGTTCTTTCAAGGTTGTCACTGATGTAGAAACAGTAAAAGTCATTTGAGATGTTGTACCAACAGGCTCAAGCGTAAGCTGGAAAGTAGTATTCATCCAGTTCTGTTGATTCTCAAAAGTCAAAGACCTATCTGGTTGTGCTAAAGTAAAGCTGCCTGCTGTCACTAACGGAACAAAGGTTATATGATGCGGTATGAATCCACATGCAAGCGCGAAATCAATATAACGACGCAAAGATATTGCACCATCGAAATCTGCCTCCAGGCGAGCTATAGCGGATTGTTTAGTGTTGAGCCGCTCTGCAAGCTGCGCTTGTGTCAGGCCTGCTTGATGCCGTAGAGAGGAGAGGGCATTGGCAGCAGACGCAAGAAAATCAGCTTTGAGGTATTCTATTGTAAATTCTTGACCGTGCTGTTCATCGGTCATTCTCTGCACAAGGTAATCATTCATTGTTCCTGAAATCTGGGTATCTTCATCTCTTTTCATCGTTATAGCTCCCTTTTAAGCTCGTTCCACAACTGTTGGGCAAGTATACGAGCTCGCTGCATATCTTCGGGTTGTCTATTCTTCACCTTTTTGAAAAGGTGAATCCAGTAGGCATCTGAACTTCTATTCAGGAACATAGCTAAAGCACGATACCCATGTTTCGGCCCTACTCGTATTTGACAAAGCCGGTATGGGTCGTCAACCCTGAGATACGGTTCGAAGTGAAATCCGGAGGGTATTTCGCCGTCGTGTTTGCTCACTTTCCAAGCTTTCTCAAACTGGATAATATGGGCGATGATTGATGCAGCTACAGATGTGTCAAGTTCATCAAGAGCTGTACTAAAGTTTACCAGCCTACGAAATACAGTTTCACTTCTCGAACCCACGAGGAGGCTACCCTTTCTCTACATCTTTTGTTCCTTATGCTCATATGCATGGGCCACTACCTCCTCAAAGAGGATTATAACATATTTGTGATAATTATTCTATGATTTTTATGGTACTTTCTACCCCCTCCCCTCCACCACCCCAATCTCCTCCTCCCCCAACCCATACAACCGGTACACCACCGCATCAATCAACGCATCCGTCCTCGCCAACCGCTCCTTCAACGGCAACACCCTCTCCAGGCTCCCCTCATACTCGCGCCTCAGCCTCTCAACCAACCCCGTATCGCTCAAACTCACCCCTAGCTTCCCCTTATTCTTCAGCAAAATATCGTAGAGATCGGCAAACTCCAGGTATGGCTCCCCCTTCTGATAATCGCCGGGATAATCCGTTATTTTCCCCTTGCCTGTTAACACCTCTATTCCTTTGCGCCCCTCCCTATCCGGTAAAATGTGAAGCGTGGTCACCAACCAGTCTAAAAACTGCTTCTGCAAGGCCCGTTTCTCCTTGTTCAGACGGATCATCTCCCCGGCCAGGAATGCCAGCAGGTCGTGTACGACATCCGACTGTTCGGGCTGCTGCGCGAGGTGGTGATCGACGAAGCCGAGGACACAGGCCTGGTCGTTCTTGTCCAGGCAGGTGGCGTAGAGGTTTCTGGCCTTTTCGAGGTAGTAGGCACGTTGTTCGGATGAGAGGGTGAAGTTGATGCGACGAATGGGAACATCCTTCATGAAGACGTAGCTAGGTTCAAAGAATCCCCCTCGTAGTTTTGGCAACGTAACCTCAAAAATGAAATTCATAACAGTACAATTGAGAACAGCTAATAGATACATATCTGCCATTGGAATAATAAAAGTCTTTTGATTGCTATAGTATCTATCAGAATCATAGGCAAACTCTGGCTGCATACAAATATTTGGGTAGATAATTTTTGACTTTTCAAATTCTGCATGGTAGGCAATATTATCTTGGATTTCGTACCATTTATATGGCCCTGGTTTCCTGCCTAACCATTCACCTTGCTTTCTATCATTCCAACTCGTCGGCTTTGGCTCTAATTGAGTTTTATACTGTAACAGATACTGCTTTATCGCTCTGTACCTCGTTATATCTATACCCCGCCTTGTAAATATTAAATATCGCTCCTCAAAGTCAATGTTGTAACGTTTCACATCTTCTCCAACCACGAAAGGTTTAATGATCTCAGCACTTTTGCGGTCTTCGGCAATCAATTTATCACGAGTCTCACGATCGATGACGAAAGCCTCGTTAAAGCCAGTAAGGACGCCTCGCCTGATTGTGCCGTTGACATATTCTCCTAGCGATATACTGATTGCTTTTAGCTTATCCAGAATTGATTGTTCTGAAGTGGCAACAAGAGACCAGTTAGAATCGCTAAAAGCAGTCTCAGGCATTTTCCTTATTTTCGAGAGAATAGCCAGCGGAAGACTCTTAAAGTTCAGCGTTTTCAGTAGTGCATATTCAATCGGGTTAGTATGACGCGGATTGTTACTTGACAATATGATGATAGGGTAGGTCGTAGCATCACCAAATACGGGCAAATCGCCAAAGTCTATCAGCTTTTCCAGCCTTATCTTGTTAGTCAAAAAGGAGCGCAAAGCAGCTCCATAATTCGCTCGCATAAACTTATTAGCTGTAATCATTCCAAAACGGCCACCTGGACGCAGCATCACATTGCCGCGCTCAATAAAATAGGTATACAGATCAGCTATGCTATTAAACACTTCATACATCGTCTTAAATGCTACCTTGTCATCCCCCAATCCTTCTTGCCTTACATACGGCGGATTCCCCACCACTGCATCAAATCCCCCGTTCTCTCTGCGTTTCGTCTCGTCGAAGAAGACTTCGGGGAACTCTAGCTCCCAGTGGAAGAAACGTTTGGTCTTTGCCAGTTCCAGGGCGGTTTCTATGGCTTGCCTGTCTTCTGCATTGGCTTTGCTGTAGTTGCCGGCGACGATGGCTCCGGCGTAGACGCTGGTGGTGATGCGCGCCTTTTTGTTGCCGAAGTATTCGCTGATCCAGACGTCGAGCAGGCGTTTGAAAGGGGCGAGGGCATCGTAGGCGCCTTTGTAGGCCTGGCGCGACGCGGCTACTTCCTCGGCGGTGACGTCGGAGAGTTCGCCGACTTTGCGCATCAACTGGGTGGCGCTGAGCAGTCCGGCGAACTGGTGGCCGAAGAGGTCGTGGCTGAGCGCGTCTTCCACTTCCTGTACGTTGCCGCCGATGAGCGAGTTGCCGCACTTCATGTGGTGGTCGAGGAAGGAGAGCGGCGCTCCGAGCGTGAAGCAGTCGAGCCACAGACTGACCTTGGCGAGTTCGACGGCCATGGGGTTGAGATCGACGCCGTAGATGCAGCTTTTGAGGACGCGGCGCTTGAGCAGGTTGAGGTCGGTGAGCTTGCTCATGTCGATGGTCACGCCCTGGCGCTCCATCTCCTGCTGGATTTCCGAGCGCGTCTGGGCCAGTTCGTGAATGATGGGGTTCCAGCGAAAGGCGGTCAGGATTTTGGCCATCTGGTCGGTGATGTAGTCAACGGCCTCGACCAGGAAGTGGCCGCTGCCCATGGCGGGGTCAAGCACTTTGAGGTCGAAAAAGGCCTCGTTGAGCGTCTCGCGGAACTTCTTGTAGGTCTCGTTTTCGGCGCTGATGTCCTTGCGGTTCAAGGCCCGAACCTTGTCTTTCTCTACCTTGAGTGTCTTTTCAGCTTCACGGAAGAGCGGGCGCAGGCTCTCCAATTTTTCCGCCAGGACGGGTCCAACGGTGTGTTCGACGATGTATTTGACGATGTAATCGGGGGTGTAGTAGCTGCCGCTGGCCTTGCGCTCGCGGCGGTCGTTCTCGAGATAGACGCTGCCTTTGG
The window above is part of the Ktedonobacteraceae bacterium genome. Proteins encoded here:
- a CDS encoding helix-turn-helix transcriptional regulator, coding for MKRDEDTQISGTMNDYLVQRMTDEQHGQEFTIEYLKADFLASAANALSSLRHQAGLTQAQLAERLNTKQSAIARLEADFDGAISLRRYIDFALACGFIPHHITFVPLVTAGSFTLAQPDRSLTFENQQNWMNTTFQLTLEPVGTTSQMTFTVSTSVTTLKEPSPKSNIVATQLQPHQLQEKVAA
- a CDS encoding TaqI-like C-terminal specificity domain-containing protein yields the protein MLREDYELSREDILLLANRDALAALFARLGYDTNERLVQNIAAMGFTNDLLKSNITRIERLASQDARMFEVYLFELKSVTVAATQAIVRNFRNRPGDYLLVLTDDYQRLDFVLVERYNADLAKGQETAALPPVSKQVGVRPRVLTVNRRNPDDVAVRVLRRFSYTESDTIAQYEKLLSAYDVADWSEPFFNNRALFSDYYLTRRLPDSPEWKDSAAAGAMTRAFHGLRELYADVRETFSNQPESLTRAQLLEPVFSILGFAFQSVKASNNGAAEPDYRLYITDSVPRAADKSGKQNKPLALCLAYTWGRSLDGKDEQRDNSTPDENPGAVVVTLLDSGEADWAIVTNGKTWRLYSARAHSRATNYYEIDLEETLAQPPPHRELAFRYFWHFFRAAAFVPGERFVDGEQRQVSFLDSLMSESERYARELGERLKERVFFEIFPHFARGFIIYARRTEQLPANLDSLDASTRDALLEPYFSATLTFLYRLLFLLYAESRDLLPVREERGYYEKSLEKLKREIAQKAGTIEDEAPRKLKDAYNDLSTAFYDRLQELFSAVDKGNAALNVPVYNGGLFLTQPDPQDSSPEAGVARFLATCKIPDRELALGLDLMARDRDEKRHDLAFIDYKSLGVRQLGSIYEGLLEFKLRVAPEVMVVVKGKKTEEIVPYAEAQQKKLPILKEGRGKDARDKTLPKGSVYLENDRRERKASGSYYTPDYIVKYIVEHTVGPVLAEKLESLRPLFREAEKTLKVEKDKVRALNRKDISAENETYKKFRETLNEAFFDLKVLDPAMGSGHFLVEAVDYITDQMAKILTAFRWNPIIHELAQTRSEIQQEMERQGVTIDMSKLTDLNLLKRRVLKSCIYGVDLNPMAVELAKVSLWLDCFTLGAPLSFLDHHMKCGNSLIGGNVQEVEDALSHDLFGHQFAGLLSATQLMRKVGELSDVTAEEVAASRQAYKGAYDALAPFKRLLDVWISEYFGNKKARITTSVYAGAIVAGNYSKANAEDRQAIETALELAKTKRFFHWELEFPEVFFDETKRRENGGFDAVVGNPPYVRQEGLGDDKVAFKTMYEVFNSIADLYTYFIERGNVMLRPGGRFGMITANKFMRANYGAALRSFLTNKIRLEKLIDFGDLPVFGDATTYPIIILSSNNPRHTNPIEYALLKTLNFKSLPLAILSKIRKMPETAFSDSNWSLVATSEQSILDKLKAISISLGEYVNGTIRRGVLTGFNEAFVIDRETRDKLIAEDRKSAEIIKPFVVGEDVKRYNIDFEERYLIFTRRGIDITRYRAIKQYLLQYKTQLEPKPTSWNDRKQGEWLGRKPGPYKWYEIQDNIAYHAEFEKSKIIYPNICMQPEFAYDSDRYYSNQKTFIIPMADMYLLAVLNCTVMNFIFEVTLPKLRGGFFEPSYVFMKDVPIRRINFTLSSEQRAYYLEKARNLYATCLDKNDQACVLGFVDHHLAQQPEQSDVVHDLLAFLAGEMIRLNKEKRALQKQFLDWLVTTLHILPDREGRKGIEVLTGKGKITDYPGDYQKGEPYLEFADLYDILLKNKGKLGVSLSDTGLVERLRREYEGSLERVLPLKERLARTDALIDAVVYRLYGLGEEEIGVVEGRG